A single window of Anaerocolumna chitinilytica DNA harbors:
- the rpmG gene encoding 50S ribosomal protein L33, which yields MRVKIVLECTECHDRNYVTTKNKQKHPERIEVMKYCPRLKKYTLHKETK from the coding sequence ATGAGAGTGAAAATAGTACTGGAATGCACAGAGTGCCATGACCGTAATTATGTAACCACGAAGAATAAGCAGAAGCATCCCGAACGTATAGAAGTTATGAAATATTGTCCTCGTTTGAAAAAATATACGCTTCACAAAGAAACCAAATAA
- a CDS encoding Fur family transcriptional regulator — protein sequence MNNNILKSADLKQTKKRNLILSVLEAAPTALTVEEIAEIASKDIKMNLSTIYRALNALVDKNIVIKTLYQDGKTYFEINNHKHRHSLICSMCNKKVNIDICPLEPIEENLAEKTGYTITGHNLEIYGICPDCIKHLPSDEDEK from the coding sequence GTGAACAACAATATACTAAAATCTGCCGATTTAAAACAGACAAAAAAAAGGAATTTGATTCTTTCTGTGTTGGAAGCTGCTCCAACCGCTCTTACGGTGGAGGAGATTGCAGAGATAGCGTCAAAAGATATAAAGATGAACTTATCTACCATCTACCGCGCTTTAAATGCACTGGTCGATAAGAATATTGTTATTAAGACTTTGTATCAGGATGGGAAGACTTACTTTGAAATCAACAATCACAAACACAGGCATTCCCTTATCTGTTCCATGTGCAATAAGAAAGTAAATATTGATATCTGCCCTCTTGAGCCCATTGAAGAGAATCTGGCTGAGAAAACCGGTTATACCATTACCGGTCATAACTTAGAGATCTATGGAATATGCCCGGATTGTATCAAACATTTACCTTCAGATGAGGATGAAAAGTAA
- a CDS encoding permease translates to MAIDIDVVTGFLESGKTTFIKQMIKSGVTKDYERMILLLCEEGVEEYEKEILEKYNVTLIPVEDRQILTGEYLAKICEGGTSDYILIEYNGTWDMQYILGNKLKGDCRIRNIVFVSEAATFHTYYSNMGGLLRPQIENSDYVVVNRYENQIENEKKEIKNKIKALNKKIKTVFLNSPAEDKRFLRIFTPYEDFKKTVTPGMIILLAVLVGLCFLPTKYLSYAYDYTNKISVSFLSILIQAIPFLLLGAFLSSYLQLLVPVGFLSRQLGKNNWKSFLAAGLAGFFFPVCDCGLAPFVSGLLKKNLPLPQVIAFWLASASVNPVVILSVCYAFPDNRRIVLARIFAGVIIGITVGVILLLLRIPTKDVIRPDAGLTKMSVDMVYESSKRGKFLSVIKGAREEFFRVFRYVIFGAFISSLCLTFLPQTIKMFISSSALLQFFIMLGAAVFMSTCSTSNAFIGRSFYGQFALPAVLSFMVLGPMLDFKNIIILSEVLTKKFLFQLCLLTAVVGFLTYTLLMFLLL, encoded by the coding sequence ATGGCAATCGATATTGATGTAGTAACTGGGTTTTTAGAAAGCGGAAAAACTACGTTTATCAAGCAAATGATAAAGAGCGGTGTGACAAAAGACTACGAAAGAATGATTCTGCTTCTTTGTGAGGAGGGAGTGGAAGAATACGAGAAAGAAATCCTGGAGAAGTATAATGTTACCCTTATACCGGTGGAAGACCGGCAGATACTTACCGGTGAATACCTTGCGAAGATTTGCGAAGGCGGTACTTCGGATTACATATTGATAGAATACAACGGAACATGGGATATGCAGTATATTCTGGGGAATAAATTAAAAGGTGATTGCCGTATAAGAAATATCGTATTTGTCAGTGAAGCAGCTACTTTTCATACTTATTACAGCAATATGGGAGGACTTTTAAGGCCACAGATAGAGAATAGTGATTATGTGGTTGTTAACCGCTATGAAAATCAAATAGAAAATGAGAAAAAAGAAATAAAAAATAAGATAAAAGCGTTAAATAAAAAAATTAAAACAGTATTTTTAAACAGCCCTGCTGAGGATAAAAGGTTTCTGCGAATCTTTACACCCTATGAGGATTTCAAAAAAACAGTAACTCCGGGGATGATTATACTGTTGGCGGTATTGGTTGGATTATGTTTTCTGCCAACTAAATATCTTTCTTATGCCTATGATTACACAAATAAGATTTCTGTTTCTTTTCTCAGTATTTTAATTCAAGCGATACCTTTTCTGCTGCTAGGCGCATTTTTATCCTCCTACTTACAATTGCTTGTACCGGTAGGATTCCTAAGCAGACAACTTGGTAAAAATAACTGGAAATCCTTTCTGGCAGCAGGATTGGCAGGTTTTTTCTTTCCGGTATGTGACTGCGGCCTGGCACCTTTCGTATCAGGTTTATTAAAGAAGAATCTGCCGCTGCCTCAGGTAATTGCCTTTTGGCTGGCTTCAGCCTCTGTTAATCCGGTCGTAATCCTATCTGTGTGTTATGCCTTTCCGGATAATAGGAGGATAGTTCTTGCGAGAATTTTTGCAGGAGTCATTATTGGTATAACCGTGGGAGTTATCCTGCTGCTCTTACGAATACCCACGAAGGATGTTATACGGCCGGATGCAGGGCTGACTAAAATGAGCGTTGATATGGTTTATGAAAGCAGTAAGAGAGGAAAGTTCTTATCAGTTATAAAGGGAGCGCGGGAAGAATTCTTCCGTGTGTTTCGTTATGTTATCTTTGGCGCATTTATTTCGTCCCTATGTCTGACCTTTTTGCCCCAGACGATCAAGATGTTTATTAGTTCCAGTGCACTGCTGCAGTTTTTCATTATGCTTGGGGCAGCTGTCTTTATGTCCACCTGTTCTACCTCCAATGCCTTTATCGGAAGAAGTTTTTACGGACAGTTTGCATTACCCGCCGTACTTTCTTTTATGGTACTTGGACCAATGCTGGACTTTAAGAACATCATTATTCTCTCTGAGGTACTTACGAAAAAGTTTCTGTTTCAGCTGTGCCTGTTAACGGCAGTGGTTGGTTTTTTAACCTATACCCTGCTGATGTTTCTTCTTTTGTAA
- a CDS encoding metal ABC transporter substrate-binding protein yields the protein MVIIMKRIICLFTAIMLIAVLTAGCGNKNENNKEPQVSSAETGGEASGDAKNSDTGDKLKVVTSFYAMYDFAEKIGGDKVSVINMVPAGIEPHDWEPAASDITNLEKAQVFIYNGAGMEHWVDTVLDSLSNKELVITEASSGITLQKGHSEEEGTYDPHVWLNPENAKSEMNNIKEAFIKADPNNEANYSENYETYAAKLDALDKKYKETLTALENKDIIVAHEAFGYLCNAYGLNQVGIEGLSPDSEPDPSKMEETIQFAKDNKVKVIFFEELVSPKVAETIAKEVGVKTDVLNPLEGLSEDDIKAGGDYFSVMETNLTSLAEALK from the coding sequence ATGGTTATTATTATGAAGAGAATTATCTGCCTGTTTACAGCCATTATGCTTATCGCGGTTTTAACTGCCGGCTGTGGCAATAAGAATGAAAATAACAAGGAACCCCAGGTATCTTCCGCTGAAACGGGAGGAGAGGCATCCGGTGATGCTAAGAACTCAGATACAGGAGATAAGCTGAAGGTTGTCACAAGTTTCTACGCCATGTATGACTTTGCTGAAAAGATTGGCGGCGACAAAGTAAGCGTTATTAATATGGTACCGGCAGGAATTGAGCCTCACGACTGGGAACCGGCAGCTTCGGATATTACGAATCTGGAGAAAGCACAGGTATTTATTTATAACGGTGCAGGGATGGAACATTGGGTAGATACGGTGTTAGACAGTCTTAGCAACAAAGAACTGGTGATAACCGAAGCTTCTTCCGGTATTACCTTGCAGAAAGGTCATAGTGAAGAAGAAGGTACTTATGACCCCCATGTATGGCTGAATCCGGAAAATGCAAAATCAGAGATGAACAATATCAAGGAAGCTTTTATTAAGGCTGATCCGAATAATGAAGCTAATTACAGTGAGAATTATGAGACCTACGCTGCTAAATTAGACGCCCTTGACAAAAAATATAAGGAAACCTTGACAGCCCTTGAAAATAAAGATATCATAGTAGCACATGAGGCCTTTGGTTATTTATGCAATGCTTATGGACTGAATCAGGTAGGGATTGAAGGCCTGTCCCCGGATTCGGAACCGGACCCGTCTAAGATGGAAGAAACCATTCAATTTGCAAAGGACAATAAGGTCAAGGTTATCTTTTTTGAAGAATTGGTCAGCCCGAAGGTAGCTGAGACCATTGCGAAAGAAGTAGGAGTAAAAACAGACGTCTTAAACCCTCTGGAAGGATTGTCCGAGGATGATATAAAAGCTGGCGGAGATTATTTCTCAGTGATGGAAACGAATCTTACAAGTCTGGCAGAAGCTTTAAAATAG
- a CDS encoding metal ABC transporter ATP-binding protein — MQAIEIQNVDFAYGKELILKEASAVIEGGDFIALTGENGTGKSTLLRLLLAELKPLRGRIRLLGEDNDKVIRSGKVGYVAQNGTYANQNFPATVEEIVTANLYKQIGLFRFPSKSHKHQVYEALEKLKMSEYAKTLIGELSGGQQQRVMLARALVIKPELLILDEPTTGIDMKSVRQLYEILGELHKSEKLTILMVTHGHLEECAGINRILQLEDGKIGEVVGNGVKL; from the coding sequence ATGCAGGCAATAGAAATACAGAATGTGGACTTTGCATACGGAAAAGAACTTATCTTAAAAGAAGCTTCCGCTGTAATAGAAGGTGGGGATTTTATCGCCCTTACCGGTGAAAACGGAACGGGTAAGAGCACTCTTTTAAGGCTGCTTTTAGCAGAATTAAAACCGCTTCGCGGCAGAATCAGACTGTTGGGAGAAGATAATGATAAGGTTATCCGAAGCGGAAAAGTGGGTTATGTTGCCCAGAACGGTACTTATGCCAATCAGAATTTTCCGGCTACGGTGGAAGAAATCGTGACGGCAAATCTATATAAGCAGATTGGTTTGTTTCGTTTCCCTTCGAAAAGTCATAAACACCAGGTTTACGAAGCTTTGGAAAAGCTTAAGATGTCGGAATATGCGAAAACCTTGATCGGAGAGCTTTCAGGAGGTCAGCAGCAGCGGGTTATGCTCGCCAGAGCACTGGTAATAAAACCTGAACTCCTGATATTAGATGAACCAACAACCGGGATTGACATGAAGTCCGTCAGGCAGCTCTATGAGATTCTGGGTGAACTGCATAAGAGCGAAAAACTGACGATACTTATGGTTACCCACGGACATTTGGAGGAATGTGCAGGAATAAACAGAATTCTGCAGCTGGAAGATGGGAAGATAGGTGAAGTCGTTGGAAATGGGGTGAAGCTATGA
- a CDS encoding ABC transporter substrate-binding protein, with translation MKIFRRQALLTMLLSILLTSSLLLTACQSTKNGDESKNAAPSGTNTDSTDTKATEKPSENTATPTPEALGSLTFGILPAESAIPIILAKEKGFFEAEGLSVTIQSFSAPTDRNVAVQAKELDGVIGDVMTEAAFYENGLKLKITSDINEDFKILSSPGSGITDMKGLKGKKVSLVKNFILEYIMDKFAEENDFTYDIVEIPSFSGRSEALMSNQIDGVVFTEPQASMLVAQGAHLLGSSKEAGIKGGTLLFTEEAISEKPDSIRAFYRAYNKAVEYMNTTKSSEFVSILTNYQFPEAIGTYLDNLKKAYQPAGVIKQEQFDDIIKWSKNKGQITKEYTYEDLTDFSFLPQ, from the coding sequence ATGAAAATATTTAGAAGACAAGCTCTATTAACCATGCTCCTGTCAATACTTCTGACATCATCCCTATTACTGACCGCCTGCCAGAGTACCAAAAACGGGGATGAAAGCAAAAACGCAGCTCCTTCCGGTACCAATACCGATTCCACCGATACTAAAGCCACCGAAAAACCTTCAGAGAACACTGCGACTCCAACCCCTGAAGCTCTGGGTTCTCTGACCTTTGGTATCCTGCCGGCAGAATCTGCTATTCCGATAATTTTAGCAAAAGAAAAAGGGTTTTTTGAAGCAGAAGGTCTTTCTGTGACAATTCAATCCTTCTCTGCTCCTACTGACCGTAACGTAGCCGTTCAGGCAAAGGAATTAGATGGGGTTATCGGTGATGTTATGACAGAGGCTGCTTTTTATGAGAATGGCCTGAAGCTTAAGATTACTTCCGATATCAATGAGGACTTTAAGATTCTTTCCTCACCTGGTTCCGGTATTACTGATATGAAAGGTTTAAAAGGCAAAAAAGTCAGCCTTGTAAAAAACTTTATTCTGGAATATATTATGGATAAATTTGCAGAAGAAAATGATTTTACTTATGATATCGTTGAAATTCCTTCCTTCTCCGGCCGTTCCGAAGCACTTATGTCAAATCAGATAGACGGTGTGGTATTTACCGAACCCCAGGCAAGTATGCTGGTAGCACAGGGAGCTCATCTTCTTGGAAGTTCCAAGGAAGCCGGTATTAAAGGCGGTACTCTCTTATTTACAGAAGAAGCTATCTCTGAAAAACCTGATAGCATCAGAGCTTTCTATAGGGCTTACAACAAAGCAGTGGAATATATGAATACTACAAAATCTTCAGAATTTGTTTCCATCCTAACTAATTATCAGTTTCCGGAGGCAATCGGCACCTATCTCGATAATTTAAAGAAAGCCTATCAACCGGCAGGAGTCATTAAGCAGGAACAATTTGATGATATTATTAAATGGTCAAAAAATAAAGGACAGATTACAAAAGAATATACCTATGAGGATTTAACTGATTTTTCATTCCTTCCTCAATAA
- a CDS encoding TIGR03943 family putative permease subunit — translation MKLIVFIALATLLLYELLSGKVYYYVHPRYLYGIWFAVAALLVFALTTVGELQKGRHNPDIKPYFLYLLPVVFALLFPAMEGGNGNIAIAQSSKAQESNLNENQAGGAIEGDEPAGRNEKSNNSWDTSGNSSEDSAGSVLDSAGDLTSDGNSSYEEVEDAAEKDRSLKYKKKTEDGAILISDDEFGCWYFELFDFLKDFKGKRYQFTAQVLTMEDLKDNQLLAGRYIMTCCALDLIGYGLITETGLSGKLKENQWITVTGTIGEYKYKGNIVPMLKDVVITKTKAPKEEYVYYSYY, via the coding sequence ATGAAACTAATAGTATTTATTGCCCTGGCTACGCTTTTACTATATGAGCTGCTTTCCGGCAAAGTCTATTATTACGTGCATCCCAGATACCTGTACGGCATTTGGTTTGCAGTAGCAGCTCTTTTGGTATTTGCACTTACTACAGTAGGAGAACTTCAAAAAGGAAGGCATAATCCCGATATAAAGCCTTATTTTCTTTACTTGCTGCCCGTTGTATTTGCACTGCTGTTTCCAGCTATGGAAGGAGGGAATGGCAATATTGCAATTGCACAAAGCAGTAAAGCACAAGAAAGTAATTTGAACGAAAATCAGGCAGGCGGTGCCATAGAAGGAGATGAGCCAGCAGGAAGGAATGAAAAATCCAATAATTCCTGGGATACCTCCGGTAACAGCTCCGAGGATTCTGCAGGGAGCGTTTTAGATTCTGCCGGTGACCTGACATCTGATGGTAATTCTTCATATGAGGAAGTAGAGGATGCAGCGGAGAAGGACAGGTCTCTCAAATATAAGAAGAAGACAGAAGACGGTGCAATTCTAATCAGCGATGATGAGTTTGGCTGCTGGTATTTTGAACTTTTTGATTTCCTGAAGGATTTTAAGGGGAAGCGCTATCAATTCACCGCACAAGTACTTACCATGGAAGATTTAAAAGACAATCAACTGCTGGCCGGAAGATATATTATGACCTGCTGTGCCCTGGATTTGATAGGATACGGATTGATTACGGAGACCGGCCTAAGCGGTAAATTAAAAGAAAATCAATGGATTACGGTTACCGGAACAATTGGTGAATATAAATACAAGGGTAATATTGTCCCCATGTTAAAGGATGTGGTTATTACCAAAACAAAGGCACCGAAAGAAGAGTATGTTTATTACAGCTATTATTAA
- the secF gene encoding protein translocase subunit SecF produces the protein MKPGKKMLAAIFITIAVFIYIAVFGIGSAVKGVFDMRYGIDIRGGVEAVFEPQGLNRKPTAKELESAREVIETRLDNQNISDREVTVDKTAGYIIVQFPWKSGETSFKPEDAIAELGEMAELTFQDPNGKVLIQGKDVESATPETNVSGVTREFLVSLKFNSKGAKEFEDATGKLIGQRMSIYMDKNLISSPTVETKISGGQAVITNLASYDEAKELAAKINAGALPFSLETTNFLTISPTLGSNALNIMVAAGIIAFFVVCTFMIIMYKLPGIAACIILVLQMLLQMLAISIPQYTLTLPGIAGIILTLGMAVDANIIISERISDELRKGMPVRGAIVYGYKHAFSSVLDGNVTTAIVAVILMIFGSGSMLSFGYTLLIGMIVNILVGVTLSKHLLLSLVEYDKWRDRKWFRIRKEKKTIPFYQKKYIFAIISGVIILSGIIGCFAKGVKLDTQFTGGAVLTYSVSGSADTGKIQESIQKETNRPVTVQIKEENLTGLKRLSVTLAGNAGMSPDDQKAITNAINGTSDKLNAKLSQTFVVEPYIGAKALKNAGLAIVLSSAFILVYVWIRFSALSGLPAGVTALIALIHDAFVVFFAFVLFGIPLNDAFVAVVLTVIGYSMNDTIVIYDRIRENRKKSVKTSVVELVNESTTQTLGRSINTSSTTGICVLIILIASLVFHIDSIMEFSLPMFFGIVTGCYSSICVAGTLWAMWEKRKEKETDNISAPSLAKNRK, from the coding sequence ATGAAGCCAGGAAAGAAAATGCTTGCTGCTATCTTTATCACTATAGCAGTTTTTATTTATATTGCAGTTTTTGGAATCGGAAGCGCTGTCAAAGGTGTTTTTGACATGCGTTACGGTATTGATATCCGCGGAGGTGTGGAAGCTGTTTTTGAACCTCAGGGACTTAACCGGAAGCCTACCGCAAAGGAACTGGAGTCTGCCAGAGAGGTCATTGAAACCAGGCTGGACAACCAGAATATATCAGACCGTGAAGTAACGGTGGATAAAACTGCAGGTTATATTATTGTACAGTTTCCCTGGAAATCCGGGGAGACCAGCTTTAAACCCGAGGATGCCATTGCAGAACTGGGGGAAATGGCAGAACTCACCTTTCAGGATCCTAATGGAAAAGTACTGATTCAAGGAAAGGATGTGGAAAGTGCGACGCCGGAGACGAATGTTTCAGGTGTCACAAGAGAATTCTTAGTATCCTTAAAATTCAATTCCAAGGGAGCGAAGGAATTCGAGGATGCTACCGGTAAACTTATCGGACAGAGGATGAGCATTTACATGGATAAGAATCTTATCTCCAGCCCCACCGTAGAAACAAAGATATCAGGCGGCCAGGCTGTTATTACAAACCTTGCAAGTTATGATGAAGCAAAGGAGCTGGCCGCTAAGATTAATGCGGGAGCACTTCCCTTCTCACTGGAAACCACCAACTTTTTGACCATAAGTCCGACGCTTGGCAGCAATGCGTTGAATATTATGGTAGCTGCCGGAATTATTGCATTCTTTGTTGTATGCACCTTTATGATAATCATGTACAAATTACCCGGTATTGCTGCCTGTATTATATTGGTATTACAGATGTTACTGCAGATGCTTGCTATCTCTATTCCTCAGTACACACTGACACTGCCGGGCATTGCCGGAATTATACTTACCCTTGGTATGGCGGTGGATGCCAATATTATCATTTCGGAACGTATTTCGGATGAATTAAGAAAAGGAATGCCTGTCAGAGGAGCCATTGTATACGGCTATAAACATGCTTTCTCCTCTGTTTTGGATGGAAATGTTACAACCGCTATTGTTGCCGTCATCCTGATGATCTTTGGATCCGGTTCCATGTTAAGCTTTGGCTATACCCTCCTGATCGGCATGATTGTAAATATCTTAGTGGGCGTGACTCTGTCAAAGCACCTCCTGTTGTCCCTGGTCGAATATGACAAGTGGCGTGACCGGAAATGGTTCCGTATCAGAAAAGAGAAAAAGACAATTCCCTTTTACCAGAAAAAATATATATTTGCCATTATTTCAGGTGTAATTATACTCTCCGGTATCATTGGCTGCTTCGCAAAGGGTGTAAAATTAGATACTCAGTTTACCGGAGGTGCTGTTTTGACCTATTCCGTATCAGGAAGTGCCGATACCGGTAAAATCCAGGAGTCCATTCAAAAAGAAACCAACAGACCGGTTACGGTACAGATTAAGGAAGAAAATCTCACCGGCCTTAAGCGGTTATCCGTAACTCTTGCAGGAAACGCCGGAATGTCCCCGGATGACCAGAAAGCTATCACAAACGCCATTAATGGTACCTCCGATAAGCTTAATGCAAAACTGTCCCAAACTTTTGTTGTGGAACCCTATATAGGAGCAAAAGCACTTAAGAATGCAGGTCTTGCTATTGTTCTCTCCTCTGCCTTTATCTTGGTTTATGTATGGATAAGATTCTCCGCACTATCGGGTCTGCCTGCCGGAGTAACAGCATTGATTGCTTTAATACATGACGCCTTTGTGGTCTTTTTTGCCTTTGTACTATTTGGAATTCCACTAAATGATGCCTTTGTGGCAGTAGTTCTGACAGTAATCGGATATTCCATGAACGATACCATCGTAATTTATGACAGAATCCGTGAGAACCGTAAAAAATCTGTTAAAACATCAGTAGTGGAATTGGTTAATGAAAGCACGACACAGACCCTTGGCAGGTCTATCAATACCTCCTCTACTACCGGTATTTGTGTCCTTATCATATTGATTGCCTCATTGGTATTCCATATTGACTCAATCATGGAGTTCTCACTGCCTATGTTTTTTGGTATCGTTACCGGCTGCTACTCTTCCATCTGTGTAGCAGGCACTCTTTGGGCAATGTGGGAGAAACGAAAAGAAAAAGAAACAGATAACATCTCTGCTCCTTCGTTAGCCAAAAACAGGAAATAA
- a CDS encoding CobW family GTP-binding protein: MAVKIDIFSGFLGAGKTTLIKKFLEEAFKGEKIALIENEFGTVGIDGKIMKSYDLQITELNAGCICCSIAGDFTQGLKEVLKQYKPDRILIEPSGVSKLSDVIKGCSPFFREGIVELDLCITVVDAGKYKMYLKNFPEFYKDQLKFAKTIILSRTAIGNREKLDGILEDIRHYNREAAIITTDWESLSGMAILKIAREEHRSSLEEDLQREKRTIRLNPAKVTGTCIEKVGRSTCAEEVFSVWGVETSRVFSREKLKDILHKLEAEDMQILRGKGILEADNHQWLQFDYVPGEITIREWVPDYIGRICIIGSKVNEDRLKQLFEI, from the coding sequence ATGGCTGTTAAGATAGATATATTTTCTGGATTTCTAGGTGCAGGGAAGACAACTCTGATAAAAAAGTTTTTGGAAGAGGCCTTTAAGGGTGAGAAAATAGCTTTAATTGAGAATGAATTTGGAACGGTCGGTATTGACGGAAAGATTATGAAGAGTTACGATCTGCAGATTACCGAGCTGAATGCAGGCTGCATCTGCTGTAGTATAGCAGGAGATTTTACACAGGGACTAAAGGAGGTATTAAAGCAATATAAGCCGGACCGAATCCTGATTGAGCCTTCAGGTGTCAGTAAACTGTCCGATGTCATAAAAGGCTGTAGCCCTTTTTTTAGAGAGGGGATTGTAGAACTTGATTTATGCATCACCGTGGTAGATGCAGGTAAGTATAAGATGTATCTTAAGAATTTTCCTGAGTTCTATAAGGACCAGCTGAAATTCGCAAAAACAATCATACTAAGCCGGACAGCAATAGGAAACCGAGAGAAACTAGATGGTATTCTGGAAGATATCAGGCACTACAATAGGGAAGCTGCTATTATCACGACAGACTGGGAGAGCCTTTCTGGTATGGCAATTCTTAAGATTGCAAGGGAAGAACATAGAAGCAGCCTGGAGGAGGACCTTCAGAGGGAAAAGAGGACTATCAGGTTAAATCCTGCCAAGGTAACCGGCACCTGCATTGAGAAAGTGGGAAGAAGCACCTGTGCGGAAGAGGTATTTTCGGTGTGGGGAGTTGAAACTTCCAGAGTATTCAGCCGAGAGAAACTAAAAGATATTCTTCATAAGCTGGAGGCAGAGGACATGCAAATCCTTCGTGGCAAGGGTATCCTGGAAGCCGATAATCATCAATGGCTGCAATTTGACTATGTTCCTGGAGAAATCACTATAAGAGAATGGGTGCCGGATTATATCGGAAGAATCTGTATTATTGGCAGTAAGGTTAATGAGGACCGTTTAAAGCAGTTATTTGAAATTTAG
- a CDS encoding polysaccharide deacetylase family protein translates to MSFSTILYHEIRKVSDFDPSRPSPIEVEQDYNDALPSVLFVTFESFKEQMKYLKEQEFHTLSLKEVRDYYYEGKSLPEKSILITFDDCYQALKYYAYPILKEYGFHAAVFTVTGWLKKEPEVFQTDKSLCLAAKELTAMEDVFEYANHTHHFHTRSDLKTSRIMTESDEAFAADLAVCSSYTYISAKDAFAYPFGLFEERNVSLLYREDFKLAFTCINGKNDKTTPPLLLKRNVIPYSADLEAFKAIAVN, encoded by the coding sequence ATGTCATTTTCTACCATTCTCTACCACGAAATCAGAAAAGTTTCAGATTTCGACCCTTCCCGCCCTTCTCCCATTGAGGTGGAACAGGACTATAACGATGCCCTTCCCTCTGTATTATTTGTAACCTTCGAGAGCTTTAAGGAGCAGATGAAATATCTTAAAGAGCAGGAATTTCATACCCTATCCTTAAAGGAAGTCAGGGATTATTATTACGAAGGTAAATCTCTTCCCGAAAAAAGTATCCTTATCACCTTTGACGACTGTTACCAGGCTTTAAAGTATTATGCTTACCCTATTCTTAAGGAATATGGTTTCCACGCTGCTGTCTTTACCGTAACGGGCTGGTTGAAGAAGGAACCGGAAGTATTTCAGACTGACAAGTCCCTTTGCCTTGCGGCAAAGGAACTGACTGCAATGGAGGATGTCTTTGAGTATGCAAACCACACCCACCATTTCCATACCAGAAGTGACCTTAAGACGAGCCGAATCATGACTGAGTCAGACGAGGCTTTTGCCGCTGACCTGGCAGTTTGCAGCAGTTACACATATATCTCTGCAAAGGATGCTTTTGCTTATCCATTTGGATTATTCGAAGAAAGGAATGTAAGCTTGCTTTACAGGGAAGACTTTAAGTTAGCCTTTACCTGCATTAACGGAAAGAATGATAAAACTACTCCTCCCCTTCTGCTAAAGCGCAACGTCATTCCCTATTCTGCCGATTTGGAGGCCTTTAAAGCTATAGCAGTAAACTAG
- a CDS encoding ABC transporter permease yields MMRESADKMSENKNENSNKRRQEKSKQQKEKSKQQKEKSKQRKSRVMELLWGLLSFLLLWEILYLTLKNHTIPSPYLTFLYLPKVWGKLGYHLAGSLLRVGAAILISLCLGIPAGIALSTSSRLRKLFSPFVYFIYPIPKVAFLPVFMLLFGLGNLSKILLVIWIIVFQIILSIRDGADQIPKLYYKAMAGYQATLSDTLRYLIMPAILPYIFSSLRISLGISLASLFFAENYATKYGIGYFILSAWTKMNYKEMFCGILALGLLGILLFILLDFLEKTFVPWSDKQSY; encoded by the coding sequence ATGATGAGAGAATCCGCAGACAAAATGTCCGAAAATAAAAATGAGAACAGTAATAAACGACGACAAGAAAAGTCAAAACAGCAAAAAGAAAAATCAAAACAGCAAAAAGAAAAGTCAAAACAACGAAAAAGCAGAGTCATGGAATTATTATGGGGACTGCTTAGTTTCTTACTGCTCTGGGAAATTTTGTACCTTACCTTAAAGAACCATACAATTCCCTCACCTTATCTGACTTTTTTATACCTGCCTAAAGTATGGGGAAAACTTGGTTATCATTTGGCCGGAAGTCTGTTAAGGGTAGGTGCTGCAATTCTGATATCTTTATGTTTAGGGATACCGGCAGGCATTGCCTTAAGTACTTCTAGCCGGTTAAGAAAGCTATTTTCCCCTTTTGTATATTTTATCTACCCAATCCCAAAGGTAGCATTTTTACCGGTATTTATGCTGCTGTTCGGTCTTGGGAATTTATCAAAGATTCTGCTTGTTATATGGATTATTGTGTTTCAGATTATACTTTCAATCAGAGACGGTGCTGATCAGATACCAAAGCTTTATTACAAAGCAATGGCAGGCTATCAGGCAACGCTTTCTGATACCCTGCGTTATCTGATAATGCCTGCCATATTGCCTTATATCTTTTCAAGCCTTCGTATTAGCCTTGGTATATCCCTAGCTTCCTTATTCTTTGCAGAAAACTATGCTACAAAGTATGGAATAGGTTACTTTATCCTTAGTGCCTGGACGAAGATGAATTACAAAGAAATGTTCTGTGGAATCTTAGCACTTGGACTTCTTGGAATTCTGCTTTTTATCTTATTGGACTTTCTGGAGAAAACCTTTGTACCCTGGTCTGATAAACAGAGTTATTGA